From Woronichinia naegeliana WA131, the proteins below share one genomic window:
- a CDS encoding transposase encodes MTLSFTSLSISTYCKGEMLPTKVDNQIILRAFDTQIDKNGVVWLRFGGLKKGKTIKVPTTLPHEVTCQLRLIKRADRWEIHYTTNIQKSELKTEGLTIGCDRGYTEVYATSSNDSARLLGNNFGSLQTKETDYRTAKKVKRNKLKSVADKAIQKGDTAKADRINRNNLGKQKWDKRESRFKGQIKTLVFTATHQLMQNAIKVAFEDLTEQIRNKKPRTKRMKRNVSSWCKGVVADALNQVSTRVGCAIVAVNSAYTSQLDSRFGTLTGTRSGERFIGHDGVVLHSDINAADNILARLGDVEIPRFLSYKKAKEILLERTRKFLDSLTPMQGQLFEAKTDKGKSQTLEPRRRKPPSVNQGANIKQLTLFNFG; translated from the coding sequence TTGACTCTTTCATTTACCTCGTTAAGTATTTCTACTTATTGCAAAGGTGAGATGCTCCCCACGAAGGTTGACAATCAAATTATTCTCAGAGCGTTTGATACACAAATTGACAAAAATGGAGTGGTTTGGCTTCGTTTTGGTGGCTTAAAAAAAGGGAAAACTATAAAAGTTCCGACTACATTACCTCACGAAGTTACCTGTCAGTTACGCTTGATTAAACGGGCTGATAGATGGGAAATTCATTACACAACTAATATTCAAAAGTCCGAACTTAAAACAGAAGGTTTAACCATCGGTTGCGATAGGGGTTATACGGAAGTTTATGCCACTTCTTCTAACGATAGTGCTAGACTTTTAGGTAATAATTTTGGTTCCTTGCAAACGAAAGAAACCGATTATCGTACAGCCAAAAAAGTTAAGCGCAACAAATTAAAATCTGTTGCCGATAAAGCAATCCAAAAAGGGGATACCGCCAAAGCGGATAGGATTAATCGTAACAACTTGGGTAAACAGAAATGGGATAAACGAGAGTCCCGTTTCAAGGGACAAATTAAAACCCTTGTTTTTACCGCTACCCATCAACTCATGCAAAATGCGATTAAGGTAGCCTTTGAAGATTTAACAGAGCAAATTCGCAACAAAAAACCAAGAACAAAACGGATGAAAAGAAACGTTTCTTCTTGGTGTAAAGGCGTGGTCGCCGATGCTCTTAATCAGGTTTCAACTCGCGTAGGTTGCGCGATTGTTGCTGTTAACAGTGCCTATACGTCACAACTCGATTCTCGGTTCGGGACTCTTACAGGGACTCGCTCTGGGGAGCGGTTTATCGGACATGATGGGGTCGTATTACACTCTGATATCAACGCTGCTGACAACATTCTAGCAAGACTGGGAGACGTTGAAATCCCCCGTTTTCTTAGCTATAAAAAGGCAAAGGAAATATTGTTAGAACGGACTCGGAAGTTTCTGGATAGCTTGACTCCTATGCAGGGTCAACTATTCGAGGCGAAAACGGACAAAGGCAAGTCCCAGACCCTAGAACCAAGGAGACGCAAGCCTCCATCGGTCAATCAGGGAGCGAACATAAAGCAGCTAACTCTATTTAACTTTGGTTAA
- a CDS encoding ISKra4 family transposase (programmed frameshift) → MLSENEKRIQELCQELGECLYQQSQVKTFNNLGEIEETVRDLMIQYVNPEIGNFFVKTSTEETTGRIRTVKSILGELPITEKQAKKLELKPRTQMSPMLEKNCLLLSGDESYEKAAKKIQSLTGIAVSHSTQQRLVHRYHFEELPSNTEVEEISIDGGKVRLRTPKGEPLIWRDYKGVSFHQLGVAAFFQDNSALLDLVNSQILAKPLICLGDGHDGIWNLFREIGQKHERIEILDWYHLIENLYKVGGSFQRIEEVKSFLWTGEVDAAISCFEGWSEPQAENFIIYLNKHKHRIVNYGYLQAEGISIGSGSVESQVKQIGHRLKITGASWNSDNVPQVLRHRCSYLNDYLF, encoded by the exons GTGTTATCAGAAAATGAAAAAAGGATTCAAGAGTTATGTCAAGAGTTGGGAGAATGTCTCTATCAACAATCTCAAGTTAAAACATTTAATAATTTGGGCGAAATAGAGGAGACTGTCAGAGACTTAATGATTCAGTATGTCAACCCAGAAATAGGTA ATTTTTTTGTCAAAACAAGTACCGAGGAAACCACAGGTCGGATACGAACAGTAAAAAGTATTTTGGGGGAATTGCCCATTACAGAAAAACAAGCGAAGAAATTAGAACTAAAGCCTCGAACTCAGATGAGTCCAATGTTAGAGAAGAACTGTTTGCTACTGAGTGGCGATGAGTCTTATGAAAAAGCAGCTAAGAAAATCCAATCATTGACGGGAATTGCTGTTTCTCACAGTACGCAACAACGCCTTGTACATCGCTATCATTTTGAAGAATTACCCTCTAACACAGAAGTCGAAGAAATTAGCATAGATGGTGGGAAGGTACGACTCAGAACTCCCAAGGGAGAACCCTTAATTTGGCGTGATTATAAAGGAGTCAGTTTTCATCAATTGGGGGTAGCTGCCTTTTTTCAAGATAACTCGGCTTTATTAGATTTGGTTAATTCTCAAATTTTGGCTAAGCCTTTAATTTGTTTGGGAGATGGACATGATGGTATCTGGAACTTATTTCGTGAGATAGGACAGAAACATGAGCGAATTGAAATTTTGGACTGGTATCACTTAATTGAAAACCTCTATAAAGTTGGGGGGTCATTCCAGCGAATTGAGGAGGTCAAGTCTTTTCTTTGGACGGGTGAAGTGGATGCCGCTATCTCCTGTTTTGAGGGATGGTCAGAGCCTCAAGCTGAGAATTTTATCATTTATTTAAACAAGCATAAACATCGGATTGTCAATTATGGTTATTTGCAGGCAGAGGGCATTTCCATTGGCTCTGGCTCTGTCGAATCTCAAGTTAAACAAATTGGTCATCGTCTTAAAATTACTGGTGCGAGTTGGAATTCTGACAATGTACCACAAGTACTTCGTCATCGCTGTTCCTATTTAAATGATTACCTTTTTTGA